One Obesumbacterium proteus DNA window includes the following coding sequences:
- a CDS encoding anaerobic C4-dicarboxylate transporter: MLVLELVIVLLAIFLGARLGGIGIGFAGGLGVLVLAMIGVKPGNIPFDVISIIMAVIAAISAMQVAGGMDYLVHQTEKLLRKNPKYITILAPIVTYFLTIFAGTGNISLSALPVIAEVAKEQGIKPCRPLSTAVVSAQIAITASPISAAVVYMSSVMEGHGISYIHLLMVVIPSTFLAVLVMSLIVSWCFDSKLSDDPVYQKRLAEGLIELRGNKQVVIKPRAKSSVWLFLLGVVCVVCYAIINSPSLGLVEKPLMNTTNAILIIMLSVATLTTILCRVETDSILNSSTFKAGMSACICILGVAWLGDTFVQANLDWIKETAGTVIQSHPWLLAVIFFFASALLYSQAATAKALMPMALALNVSPLTAVASFAAVSGLFILPTYPTLVAAVQMDDTGTTRIGKLVFNHPFFIPGTIGVALSVIFGFVLGSIML, encoded by the coding sequence ATGTTAGTTTTGGAGCTGGTGATCGTACTGCTCGCCATATTCTTAGGTGCCAGACTGGGGGGCATCGGAATAGGATTCGCCGGTGGTTTAGGGGTTTTAGTCCTTGCCATGATCGGTGTTAAACCAGGCAATATTCCATTCGACGTTATTTCAATTATCATGGCCGTTATCGCCGCAATCTCTGCAATGCAGGTTGCCGGTGGTATGGATTATTTAGTTCATCAAACTGAAAAACTTCTGCGTAAGAATCCAAAATACATCACGATCCTTGCACCGATTGTGACCTATTTTCTGACCATCTTTGCAGGTACCGGTAATATTTCCCTGTCTGCACTGCCAGTTATCGCTGAAGTGGCGAAAGAGCAAGGTATCAAGCCATGCCGCCCACTTTCTACCGCCGTTGTTTCTGCTCAGATTGCCATTACCGCGTCTCCAATTTCAGCCGCAGTGGTTTATATGTCTTCTGTGATGGAAGGCCACGGCATCAGCTATATCCATCTGCTGATGGTTGTGATTCCATCAACGTTCTTGGCTGTATTAGTTATGTCACTCATCGTATCTTGGTGCTTTGACTCCAAACTGTCTGACGATCCTGTTTATCAGAAACGTTTGGCTGAAGGCCTGATTGAACTGCGTGGCAACAAGCAAGTGGTTATCAAACCTCGTGCAAAAAGCTCTGTATGGTTGTTCCTGCTGGGCGTTGTGTGCGTCGTTTGCTATGCAATCATCAACAGCCCAAGCCTCGGTTTAGTTGAAAAACCACTGATGAACACCACCAACGCGATTCTGATCATCATGCTGAGCGTTGCAACGCTGACCACTATCCTGTGCCGCGTTGAAACTGACAGTATTCTGAACTCCAGCACCTTCAAAGCAGGTATGAGCGCATGTATCTGTATTCTGGGTGTGGCTTGGTTGGGCGATACTTTCGTTCAAGCAAACCTTGATTGGATCAAAGAAACTGCGGGCACCGTCATTCAGTCTCACCCTTGGCTGTTAGCGGTTATCTTCTTCTTCGCTTCTGCCCTGCTGTACTCTCAGGCTGCAACGGCTAAAGCTCTGATGCCAATGGCACTGGCGCTGAACGTTTCTCCTCTGACCGCAGTCGCATCTTTCGCCGCGGTGTCTGGCCTGTTCATTCTGCCTACCTACCCAACTCTGGTTGCGGCGGTACAGATGGATGACACCGGTACAACTCGTATCGGTAAACTGGTCTTTAACCATCCGTTCTTCATCCCAGGTACTATCGGCGTAGCACTGTCTGTTATCTTCGGCTTCGTGCTGGGAAGCATTATGCTCTAA
- the cutA gene encoding divalent cation tolerance protein CutA, translating into MSETEKPLPDNVTDAIVVLCTAPDEACAQQLASLALSEKLAACVTLLPGASSMYYWEGKLEQEYEVQMILKSERSHQEALLRFLKQHHPYQTPELLVLPVHAGDKDYLSWLNASLR; encoded by the coding sequence ATGTCAGAGACTGAAAAGCCACTACCCGATAACGTTACCGATGCCATCGTCGTGCTCTGTACTGCGCCCGACGAAGCCTGTGCTCAGCAGTTAGCTTCGCTAGCATTGAGTGAAAAACTCGCGGCCTGCGTCACCCTGCTGCCCGGCGCATCTTCCATGTACTATTGGGAAGGAAAGCTGGAGCAGGAATACGAAGTTCAAATGATTTTGAAAAGCGAACGTTCACATCAGGAAGCCCTACTCCGCTTTCTGAAACAACATCATCCATACCAAACCCCTGAACTTTTAGTCTTACCGGTTCACGCGGGAGATAAAGATTACCTGTCATGGCTCAACGCTTCTTTACGCTAG